The following proteins are co-located in the Diaphorobacter sp. HDW4B genome:
- a CDS encoding CoA-acylating methylmalonate-semialdehyde dehydrogenase — translation MNAPANSQVLAPTVKLLIDGKFVESKTTQWRDVVNPATQQVLARVPFATPEEINAAVASGKAAFKTWKKTPIGARARIFLKLQQLIRENMSELAALLTAEQGKTLPDAEGDVFRGLEVVEHAANIGTLQLGELANNVANGVDTYTINQPLGVCAGITPFNFPAMIPLWMFPMAIATGNTFVLKPSEQDPMVTMRLCELALEAGVPAGVLNVIHGGEDAVNAICDHPDIKAISFVGSTKVGTHVYNRASLNGKRVQCMMGAKNHAIVMPDTNKDQALNALAGAAFGAAGQRCMALSVVVLVGEAQKWIPDLVEKAKTLKVSGGTEKGTDVGPVVSCAALSRVESLIERGIADGAKLELDGRKPNVPGYEKGNFVGPTIFSGVKPGMSVYDQEIFGPVLCIAEAADIDEAIEFINANPNGNGTAIFTQSGAAARKFQEDIDVGQIGINVPIPVPVPLFSFTGSRASKLGDLGPYGKQVVMFYTQTKTITARWFDDSTTSHGVNTTISLK, via the coding sequence ATGAACGCACCTGCCAATTCCCAAGTGCTGGCCCCTACCGTCAAGTTGCTCATCGACGGCAAGTTCGTCGAGTCCAAGACCACCCAGTGGCGCGACGTGGTGAACCCGGCCACTCAGCAAGTGCTGGCCCGCGTTCCTTTCGCGACGCCTGAGGAAATCAATGCCGCAGTCGCTTCCGGCAAGGCTGCATTCAAGACCTGGAAGAAGACCCCCATCGGCGCACGTGCCCGCATCTTCCTGAAGCTGCAGCAACTGATCCGCGAAAACATGTCCGAGCTGGCCGCTCTGCTGACCGCCGAGCAAGGCAAGACCCTGCCCGACGCCGAAGGCGACGTGTTCCGCGGCCTCGAAGTGGTCGAGCACGCAGCCAACATCGGCACGCTGCAACTGGGCGAGCTGGCCAACAACGTGGCCAATGGCGTGGACACCTACACCATCAACCAGCCACTGGGCGTGTGCGCCGGCATCACACCGTTCAACTTCCCAGCGATGATTCCGCTGTGGATGTTCCCGATGGCGATTGCCACCGGCAACACCTTCGTGCTGAAGCCTTCCGAGCAAGACCCGATGGTCACCATGCGCCTGTGCGAACTGGCACTGGAAGCGGGCGTGCCCGCTGGCGTGCTGAACGTCATCCACGGCGGTGAAGACGCAGTGAACGCCATCTGCGATCACCCCGATATCAAGGCGATCAGCTTTGTCGGTTCGACCAAGGTCGGCACCCATGTCTACAACCGCGCCAGCCTGAACGGCAAGCGCGTGCAGTGCATGATGGGCGCGAAGAACCACGCCATCGTCATGCCCGACACCAACAAGGATCAGGCTCTGAACGCCTTGGCTGGCGCGGCTTTCGGCGCGGCAGGTCAACGCTGCATGGCGCTGTCTGTGGTCGTTCTGGTGGGCGAAGCGCAGAAGTGGATTCCCGATCTGGTCGAAAAGGCCAAGACGCTCAAGGTTTCCGGTGGCACTGAAAAGGGTACGGACGTGGGCCCAGTGGTGTCCTGCGCAGCGCTGTCCCGCGTGGAAAGCCTGATCGAGCGCGGCATTGCCGACGGCGCCAAGCTGGAACTCGACGGTCGCAAGCCGAACGTGCCCGGCTACGAAAAGGGCAACTTCGTGGGTCCAACGATCTTCTCCGGCGTCAAGCCCGGCATGTCGGTCTATGACCAGGAAATCTTTGGCCCCGTGCTGTGCATCGCCGAAGCCGCCGACATCGACGAAGCCATCGAATTCATCAACGCCAACCCGAACGGCAACGGCACGGCGATCTTCACGCAGTCCGGCGCAGCGGCCCGCAAGTTCCAGGAAGACATCGACGTTGGCCAGATCGGCATCAACGTGCCAATCCCCGTGCCAGTCCCACTGTTCTCGTTCACCGGCAGCCGCGCTTCCAAGCTGGGCGATCTGGGCCCCTACGGCAAGCAAGTCGTGATGTTCTACACACAGACCAAAACGATCACCGCGCGCTGGTTTGACGACTCCACGACCAGCCACGGCGTGAATACCACCATCAGCCTGAAGTAA
- a CDS encoding LysR family transcriptional regulator: MDWDNLRYFLELARAGTLLAAARRTGVEHTTVARRIQALEKQMGVPLFAREASGHRLTEAGRQLLPAVEAMETAVMGVESSAEAHSGASGLTGLVRVGVTEGFGTSILAAHLARFTLEHPGLSIDLLALPRLLHLSRREADIVISLERPTRGSVIVTKLADYTLCLYGQREYLARRPLVTQREDLRHHAFVNYVDDLLFTKELQFIDQLHAPERFAFRSTSITAQYEAVRIGAGLGVLPAFLADRDPVLSRVLPQEAMFTRTFWMSMPQEAKQLARIQAVWTLLKEVAQQERALLQPDVQGRR; encoded by the coding sequence ATGGACTGGGACAATCTGCGCTACTTCCTCGAACTCGCCCGCGCAGGCACCCTGCTTGCGGCGGCTCGGCGCACGGGCGTGGAGCACACGACGGTCGCGCGGCGGATTCAGGCGCTCGAAAAACAGATGGGCGTGCCGCTGTTCGCGCGCGAAGCCTCGGGTCATCGGCTGACCGAAGCAGGGCGGCAATTGCTGCCCGCCGTCGAAGCCATGGAAACCGCCGTGATGGGCGTGGAAAGCTCGGCCGAGGCGCACAGTGGCGCGTCCGGGCTGACCGGTCTGGTGCGCGTGGGCGTGACGGAAGGCTTCGGCACCTCGATTCTGGCGGCGCATCTGGCGCGTTTCACGTTGGAGCATCCGGGCTTGTCCATCGACCTGCTGGCCTTGCCGCGACTGCTGCATCTGTCGCGGCGCGAGGCCGACATCGTCATCTCGCTGGAGCGCCCGACGCGCGGCTCCGTCATCGTCACCAAACTGGCCGACTACACGCTGTGCCTCTACGGTCAACGCGAGTACCTGGCCCGCAGACCGCTGGTCACCCAGCGCGAGGATCTGCGCCACCATGCTTTCGTGAACTATGTGGATGACCTGCTGTTCACCAAGGAGCTGCAGTTCATCGACCAGCTCCACGCGCCCGAGCGGTTTGCGTTCCGCAGCACCAGCATCACCGCGCAGTACGAGGCGGTGCGCATCGGCGCAGGGCTTGGCGTGCTGCCTGCGTTTCTGGCCGACCGTGACCCGGTGCTGAGCCGCGTTCTGCCGCAGGAGGCGATGTTTACCCGCACCTTTTGGATGAGCATGCCGCAGGAGGCCAAGCAGCTCGCGCGCATTCAGGCGGTGTGGACGCTGCTCAAGGAGGTCGCGCAGCAGGAAAGGGCGCTGCTGCAGCCGGATGTCCAAGGCAGGCGTTGA